In Phyllobacterium zundukense, one DNA window encodes the following:
- a CDS encoding ArnT family glycosyltransferase, with product MFWRNFSSALLDGPAINWTSLARRAPRAIIAYVAILIALRLSLSPFMEIDEAQFVGEVGFAWNYGNSHPPLYNWLVRLALELTGWNWVLAVALVRLSLLGLYHWLCFDSARRLGGGRAGILALAASALLPQIVWMSIQTTAHTILVIVASVGIIHSLALMRSGKGIGAYVWFGIWTAVGALAKYNFFIFLTSFLIAAWMTKSIRRQLFRRPIWISIAIFVAAFTPVVIASLNAPLAATAGRMAKLSNAIGYLESLDLPHLGIDGLLSLLISTFLWSGPAVIVFLIGQVRDHPRPAPDGDADVRKVLLRTVLIGLAAFAVLVFAADYHSVAERYMAPILAPTAILIALYLPQILGARNLLAISGALYLVAPVAVAGIALFGTERFNFPFDAVSLAIRAQNPSPARIVSNRQDDAANVAALLHWPPERGGAQDIVLVWQGGDAPGDNALSHLPEDAEPIGPVTRVTAPTRNQSGKLRTFSFQRYSSQLPLPDQSSGG from the coding sequence GTGTTCTGGCGAAATTTCAGCAGTGCCTTGCTCGACGGCCCAGCGATCAATTGGACCTCCCTCGCCCGGCGGGCACCTCGGGCCATCATTGCCTATGTCGCAATCCTCATCGCCCTGCGTCTTAGCCTTTCACCCTTTATGGAAATTGACGAAGCGCAATTTGTCGGCGAAGTGGGATTTGCCTGGAATTATGGCAACTCCCATCCGCCCCTCTACAACTGGCTGGTCCGTCTGGCGCTGGAACTTACCGGATGGAACTGGGTTCTCGCTGTAGCTTTGGTAAGGCTTTCCTTACTTGGACTTTATCATTGGCTTTGTTTCGACTCGGCACGCCGACTTGGAGGTGGCCGCGCCGGCATTCTGGCGTTGGCTGCTTCGGCGCTTCTGCCTCAAATTGTCTGGATGTCGATCCAAACCACGGCCCATACGATTCTGGTTATTGTCGCATCGGTTGGTATCATCCATTCCCTTGCCTTGATGCGGTCCGGCAAGGGCATTGGTGCCTATGTCTGGTTCGGTATCTGGACTGCTGTTGGCGCTTTGGCCAAGTATAATTTTTTCATTTTCCTGACCAGTTTTTTGATTGCGGCGTGGATGACAAAAAGCATCCGCCGGCAGCTGTTTCGCCGGCCCATCTGGATTTCGATCGCGATCTTTGTGGCCGCCTTCACCCCCGTGGTCATTGCGTCCCTTAACGCTCCATTGGCAGCTACGGCCGGCAGGATGGCCAAGCTCAGCAACGCAATTGGTTACCTCGAATCCCTTGATCTGCCGCACCTCGGAATTGACGGGCTTCTCAGTCTTCTGATTTCGACTTTCCTCTGGTCGGGACCGGCAGTCATCGTCTTTCTTATTGGCCAGGTAAGAGACCATCCGCGTCCTGCACCAGATGGCGACGCCGATGTTCGCAAGGTTCTTTTGCGCACGGTACTCATAGGTCTCGCCGCCTTCGCCGTGCTTGTTTTTGCGGCCGACTACCATTCCGTCGCCGAGCGCTACATGGCGCCGATCCTCGCACCCACAGCTATCCTGATTGCACTGTACCTGCCGCAGATTCTCGGCGCACGAAACCTGTTGGCTATATCTGGCGCGCTCTATCTGGTTGCTCCGGTTGCCGTAGCAGGCATTGCGCTCTTTGGCACTGAACGGTTCAATTTTCCGTTTGATGCGGTCAGCTTGGCCATTCGCGCCCAGAACCCCTCTCCCGCAAGGATTGTCTCCAATCGCCAGGACGATGCAGCGAATGTAGCTGCCCTGCTCCATTGGCCGCCTGAGCGGGGCGGCGCACAGGATATTGTTCTCGTCTGGCAGGGAGGCGATGCACCTGGCGACAATGCCCTGTCGCACCTGCCCGAGGATGCAGAGCCGATCGGACCGGTGACGCGGGTTACCGCGCCAACAAGAAACCAAAGCGGCAAGCTCAGAACCTTCAGCTTCCAGCGTTATTCATCTCAACTACCCTTACCGGATCAGAGTAGCGGCGGATAA
- a CDS encoding DUF1328 domain-containing protein: MLYYAVIFLIIALVAGALGFGGIAGASAGIAQIIFYVFLALLLISLIASIIRRA; this comes from the coding sequence ATGCTTTACTACGCTGTAATTTTTCTGATCATAGCACTTGTTGCAGGCGCTTTGGGATTTGGTGGTATCGCCGGTGCGTCGGCAGGTATCGCGCAAATTATATTCTATGTGTTCCTGGCACTGTTGCTGATCTCGCTTATCGCTAGCATCATTCGCCGGGCATAA